The following are from one region of the Candidatus Tanganyikabacteria bacterium genome:
- a CDS encoding xanthine dehydrogenase family protein molybdopterin-binding subunit: MDRREFLGLALAAGGGLLLGFEWEPAEAATRAFAPNAYLRVDPDGTVTVLVPRAEMGQGVYTALPALVAEELACAWDRVRVEAAPAAAVYRDQYGLQITSGSTSVRDLYMPLRQAGAAARQMLVGAAAAAWGVPAAQCRASGGFVLHEATGRRAAFGALAAQAARQPVPGRVDLGQGEFTLIGKPLPRTDTHPKITGKATFGLDVRPAGHLVARLAMPPEIGGKLKGLGSGAARKVPGVCHVLRLKAAPGTVPGDAVAVVADSYPAAGAGVEALRARWGPGPLHGVASDGIEGELRAAARKGGVVARRDGDAERAIAAIMRPKSPAGRRVLAAEFWLPYLAHATMEPPNCTAHVHAGGVDVWIGTQAQSEVQKVAARVAGVPESRVRVHTTLLGCGFGRRLETDFAAQAVAIAKRVGKPVKLIWSREDDLGHDAYRPASLHRLRAALDRDGSLVAWSHKLVSPSIYRQKAPEWLHDGIDETAVEGAAGFPYAVPHVLVRHVAVDPGIPLGYWRSVGFSSNAFAVEVFMDQVARAVARDPVAFRLSLLRATAPRLARVLEIAAREAGWGAAVPAGRHRGVAVCASYGSFVAQVAEVSVKEGRPRVHRVTCAIDCGQVINPGIVEAQMQGGIVFGLSAALHGQIGFAAGRVLQTNFDSYPVLRMSETPEIAVHIVPSREAPGGVGEPGVPPIAPAVANALAAAGHVVRRLPIRLATR; this comes from the coding sequence ATGGATCGGCGCGAGTTCCTCGGTCTGGCCCTGGCCGCCGGCGGCGGGCTCCTGCTGGGTTTCGAGTGGGAGCCGGCCGAGGCCGCCACCCGGGCGTTTGCGCCAAACGCCTACCTGCGCGTCGACCCCGACGGCACGGTCACGGTGCTGGTGCCACGCGCCGAGATGGGGCAGGGCGTGTACACGGCGCTTCCGGCCCTGGTCGCCGAGGAACTCGCCTGCGCGTGGGACCGGGTGCGCGTCGAGGCGGCGCCGGCCGCCGCGGTCTACCGGGACCAGTACGGCCTCCAGATCACCAGCGGCAGCACCAGCGTTCGCGACCTCTACATGCCGCTGCGGCAGGCCGGTGCCGCCGCCCGGCAGATGCTGGTCGGCGCCGCGGCCGCCGCCTGGGGCGTGCCGGCAGCGCAATGCCGCGCTTCGGGGGGCTTCGTGCTGCATGAGGCGACCGGGCGGCGGGCGGCTTTCGGCGCGCTGGCCGCCCAGGCGGCGCGCCAGCCCGTGCCCGGGCGCGTGGACCTCGGGCAAGGCGAGTTCACCCTGATCGGCAAGCCCCTGCCCCGCACCGACACGCACCCAAAGATCACCGGCAAGGCCACCTTCGGACTCGACGTCCGGCCCGCCGGGCACCTCGTGGCGCGCCTGGCGATGCCCCCGGAAATCGGTGGCAAGTTGAAGGGTCTCGGGTCGGGCGCGGCTCGCAAGGTGCCGGGAGTGTGCCACGTCCTGCGCCTGAAAGCCGCGCCCGGCACCGTCCCGGGCGACGCCGTCGCCGTGGTGGCCGACTCCTACCCCGCGGCAGGGGCGGGAGTGGAGGCCTTGCGGGCTCGCTGGGGCCCGGGCCCGTTGCACGGGGTCGCTTCCGACGGGATCGAGGGGGAGTTGCGCGCCGCGGCTCGCAAGGGAGGCGTCGTGGCGCGCCGCGACGGCGACGCCGAGCGCGCGATCGCGGCAATCATGCGCCCGAAGTCGCCGGCCGGTCGCCGCGTACTGGCTGCCGAGTTCTGGCTGCCGTACCTCGCCCACGCCACCATGGAACCGCCCAACTGCACGGCGCACGTGCATGCGGGCGGCGTGGACGTCTGGATCGGCACCCAGGCGCAGTCGGAGGTGCAGAAGGTCGCCGCACGCGTCGCCGGCGTGCCCGAGTCGCGGGTGCGCGTTCACACGACGTTACTGGGCTGCGGCTTCGGCCGCAGGCTCGAGACCGATTTCGCCGCGCAGGCCGTGGCGATCGCCAAGCGCGTCGGCAAGCCAGTCAAGCTGATCTGGTCGCGGGAAGACGATCTCGGCCATGACGCCTACCGCCCGGCGTCGCTGCACCGCCTCCGGGCGGCGCTGGATCGCGATGGCTCTCTGGTCGCCTGGTCCCACAAGCTCGTTTCGCCGTCGATCTACCGCCAGAAGGCCCCCGAGTGGCTCCATGACGGCATCGATGAAACGGCGGTCGAGGGCGCCGCCGGCTTCCCCTACGCCGTGCCGCATGTCCTGGTGAGGCACGTGGCGGTCGATCCCGGGATTCCGCTGGGCTACTGGCGCTCCGTGGGATTTTCGAGCAACGCCTTCGCGGTCGAGGTCTTCATGGACCAGGTCGCCCGCGCCGTGGCCCGGGATCCGGTCGCGTTTCGCCTCTCGCTCCTGCGCGCCACCGCCCCGCGCCTGGCGCGAGTGCTGGAGATCGCGGCTCGCGAGGCAGGCTGGGGTGCGGCGGTGCCGGCCGGTCGGCACCGCGGCGTCGCGGTGTGCGCGTCGTACGGCAGTTTCGTCGCCCAGGTGGCCGAGGTGTCGGTCAAGGAAGGGCGCCCGAGGGTGCATCGGGTGACTTGCGCTATCGATTGCGGGCAGGTAATCAACCCGGGCATCGTCGAGGCCCAGATGCAGGGGGGGATCGTCTTCGGCCTGAGCGCCGCGTTGCACGGCCAGATCGGCTTCGCGGCCGGCCGCGTGCTCCAGACCAACTTCGACAGCTACCCGGTGCTGCGCATGTCGGAGACACCGGAGATCGCCGTCCACATCGTGCCCAGCCGCGAGGCCCCCGGCGGCGTCGGCGAACCAGGCGTCCCGCCGATCGCCCCGGCCGTCGCCAACGCCCTGGCGGCGGCCGGACACGTGGTCCGCCGCCTGCCGATCAGGCTGGCGACCCGATAG